In the Clostridium gelidum genome, GTGAAGGGGGAATAGAACATTCTGAAATACAATTTTCCATTTTTTTCATTGGTGAATGAAAACTTTTAGCTATATCATTTTCTCTAAGTACATTATTTTGAATAATCCATAAAAAGTTTACTAAGGAATCCGCGACTTTAAATAAATTATCTTTATCCATATTAAAACAAATCCTTCCTATGATAATATGACTAAATTATAAACTATTAATAATTTGAAAACAAGGGGAAAAGTTATTGACTTATAATAGTTATAAATTTATAATCAATATTATGAATAGAATGTATTGGTATTATATCTAATTATTAATAAATTAGGTGGGTGGAAAAATATAAGCTTGAATTAAGTTTTAGTTAAGGAAAAAATAAGATGTGGCCTTTATTATTAAAAGTGTAAAATACAAAATACATTTTAAAATAAATATTAAAAACATAATTTTAATTCACTTTATGCCAATAAACGTTTTAACGTAGAAATTAAAGAAATATAGAAAAATATTAGAAATTTAAAAAGAGATGATTTGAAATTGGGGAGGAAAACATGAAAAAATATTTAGCATTATTTTTATTAATTAGTTCATTAGGACTAGTAGGATGTGGAGAAGTACCAAAAGAAGTAGAAAAACCAATAGCTGTATCAGTACAAATGGCTAAGGGTGGAGCTATAAAAAATACAAATACATTTACGGGAACAACTAAAGTTAAGGAAGAAACATCTGTTACAGTAGAGATGGGTGGAACAATTCAAGAAATATATGTAACTCTAGGTCAAGAAGTAAAAAAAGGAGACAAGCTTTTGACAATTAAAGGTGATGATGCACAAAATAGTGTAAAACAAGCAGCAGCAGCCTTAGAAATTGCAAAAGCAAGTTATACAAATACAACAGATGGAAGTATAGAAAGTCAACAAAATTCATTGAATAATGCTCTGAAATTAGCTCAAACGTCTTATGACGAAGTTAAGAGAAGTCATGACCTTAATATTCAACTTTATCAAGCAGAGGCCATAAGTGAAGATGCATATAAAAAATCCGAAGTAGGGTTAAACCAAGCTAAACAAAATTTAGATATGGCACAAAAATCTTATGATACTTCAAATGGTAAAAGTATTCCTGAATTAAAGGAATTAGCAGAAAAACAACTTAATCAAGCACAAGTTTCTTACGATATAGCTGCTAGTAATTTAAATAAACTTATTTTAACTTCACCGACAGATGGAATCATAACAGCTAAGAATTTTAATGTTAATGAGATGGCAAGTCAGCAAAAACCAGCATTTGTTATTTCTACTCCAAATACTTTGCAAATAGATTTAATGGTGACTCAATCTGATTTACCTAAATTTACAGCATTACAAGAAGTTGATGTAACAATGAATAATAAAGTGATTAAGGGTACAGTAAGATATGTGCCCACAGTAGCTAATACAACAACATCACTATATGATGTTGAAGTGCTGGTAGATAATTCACAAGGGGATTTTAAGGCTGGAATATCAGCAGATGTTGAAGTAAGTATAGAAAAAAACGAGCAAACAATAACAGTTCCTAAAAAGGCTGTTTTTGAAGATGATGGCAAAAAATATGTATACATAAATAATTCGGATAATAAAGCGGTTAAAACAGAGATTACAACAGGCATTGTAACATCTACTACAATGGAAATCAAAAGTGGAATAAGTAAAGATGATACAGTTGTTATTGGAGGATTAAATCTAATTTCTGATGGAACTAGCATATTCCCAGTAGTAAAGGAGGATTAGTATTATGAGTTTAACGAAAACTTCCATTAGACGTCCTCTTATGATAGTTATGGCTTTCGTAGTATTAATCATGTTTGGTTTTATTGGATATTCAAAAATGACTGCAGATACAATGCCAAAGATGGAAATTCCTGTTTTATCAATTCAAACTGTATGGCAGGGTGCAGGGCCTGAGGATATTGATAAACAAATAAGTGAAAAGATAGAAGAAAAAGTTTCAGCTGTTTCTAAGGTTAAAGAGACAGGGACTTATTCAAGGGAAAGTGTTTCAGTTGTCGTAATACAATTTGAATATGGAACTGATATAAATACTGTAATAAATGATGTTAAATCTAAAGTAGATGAAGTTAAAAGTGAATTACCTAGTGAGGCAGAAGCACCAGCAGTTATTAAAATGGATGTAATGAATGCAAGTGCTATAGGAAGACTTGTTATTTCAGGTGGTAAGAATAAGGATGACCTAATGAAATATGCAGAGGATGTTGTACAAACAAAAATTAAAACTGTAGATGGTGTTACAGAAGCTGACATTGTTGGAGGAGAAAAATCACAAGTTAATATAACAGCTGATCCAGCTGTATTATCTAGTTATAATGTCAGTATATCGACTATTAAAAGTGCAGTCCAAGCTACTAATAAAACATTCCCATATGGTTCTATTGTTGAAGGTGACGATAAAATTGTTTTAAGAGGAATGGATCAATTAAATTCATTGGATGATATAAAACAAATTCAAATTTCTACTAATAAAGGACAGTCTGTTAGATTAGATGAAATTTGTAATGTAGAATATGGTACTGTAGAGAAAAAAGATGTATATAGATACAATGGTGAAGAAAGTTTAATAATAGATGTTAAGAAGCAACAAGATGCTAATACCATAAAGGTTATGGAAGGAGTTAATAAAGCAGTAGATGAGCTTAGTAAGAACAATTCGAAATATGATACTAAGGTTGTTAGTGATACAAGTGAATATATTAAAACTTCTGTTAATAATGTAATTTCAGAAATCTTTATAAGTTCTCTTATTTCATTTATTATAATTTTAGCATTTTTAAAGAGTTTTAGAGCATCATTTGCTGTAGCATTAGCAATACCTACATCTATAGTAGGTACAATAGCATTTCTGTATTTTACTGGTGAAACGCTAAATATGCTTACATTAAGTTCACTGGTAATATCAGTTGGGCTTGTTGTAGATAATTCAATTGTTGTCATAGAAAATATATTTAAGTATAAGAATAATAAGAATTTTACTAATGAAGAAGCTGCACTGCAAGGAACGCAAACAGTAACTAGTGCTATTACAGGATCAACACTTACAATAATATGCGTATTTTTACCTATATTGTTTACTGATGGTCTTACTAAAATAATATTTCAATCATTATCTAAAACAATTATTGCAGCATTAACAATATCATTACTGGTAGCACTTACACTTGTGCCTAGTATGTTTAATAAATTGAGTGGTGGGAAAAATGCTGCAAAAATGAAAGAAAAGCCTTCACCTATATTTGATAAGATAAGTGAAGTTTATATGAAATTAATAAATGTTTCATTAAAACATAAAAGTATAGTTGTATTATTAAGTACAGCATTATTTGTTATTGCTATATTTGGAGCTACATTTTTAAAAATGGAATTTATGCCAGCATCAGATAAAGGGAAAATAAGTATAAAAATAGAAGTACCAGAAGGTTTAGCATTGAAGCCAAGTGATTATTATGTTTCTATGGCAGAACAGAAGATTTCTGATATTCCAGAAATAAAAACAACAATAACAACATTAAAAACCTCCGGTAGTAGTAATAGTTCAGATATAAAGATAGAATTGGTTCCAAAAGAAAAACGAAAGAAATCTACTGATGAAGTGGAAAAGGAAATAACGGAGAGAATGAATACTGTCCCAGATTGTAAAATAAAAGTTGCATTAGACAGTAGTTCAACTGGTGAAGGTAGTAGTTCTGATTTTGCTATGCAATTAAAGGGTCCAGATATGGATACGTTAGAGGTATTAGCAAAACAAATTGGAGATAAGTTTAGCACTATAGATGGATTTAAAAATATAGAGACATCTATTGCTGATACATCTCAGGAAGCACAATTTATAATAAATAAGCAAAAAGCAAATAAATATGGGATTAATGTTTCATCAATTGCTTCAATATTGCATACAGCTGTAGTTGGAGATTCAGTAACAACAGCTAAGATAAATGATTATGAAGTAGATGTTAACTTAAAATTCCAAGGAAATAGTATTGATAATTTAGAGGATATAAAACAAATAAAAGTAATGTCAAAGGCAGGAGAGGAAATCCCATTAGGACAGATAGCAGATATAAAAATGGCTGAGGGATTAAAACAGATTAATAGAACAGATGGAGATTATTCTGTAAGTATTACAGCTGGTCTTAAGGGAGTGGATACAGGAACAGCAACAAAACAAGCAACTGCTGCAATAAAAGAAATGAATTTACCAAAGGATTATGAAGCAAGTACTAGTGGTGATGCAAAGAACATGCAAGAGTCTATGATGGGACTTGTTTATGCAATGGGAATAGCAGTAATATTAGTATATATGGTAATGGTAGCAGAATTTGAATCCTTTAGTAAGCCATTTATTATAATGACTTGTATACCATTTGCCTTTGTTGGTGTTGTTGCTATATTATTAATAACGAGGATAAAAATCAGTATAGTAGGAATGTTAGGTGCAATTATGCTAGTAGGTATTGTTGTTAACCATGGTATAGTATTAATTGATTATATTGAGCAATTAAGAAAATCCATGGAAGGAAAGTTAAGCATAGAAGAAATAGTTTCAAAAGGTTCAGCAGCAAGATTAAGACCAGTTATAATGACAGTTTTAACAGCGGCATTTGGTATGTTACCAACAGCATTAGCTTTAGAAGAAGGCGGAGAAATGATGCAATCTCTAGGGGTAATAATCATAGGGGGACTTAGTGTTTCAACATTAGTTACATTGGTATTAATTCCAGTCATCTATGTAATTTTTGATAATTTAGAAAAGAAATTTACTAATAAAATTCACAAAGTAACAGGGAAGATATCAGAGAAGTATGAACAATTTAAAGAAGAAAAGATAAGACCTAAGTTTAGTAAGTTTACAAACAATGATATAGAACCTAAAGTTATAGATAAAGATAGGAATATAGACTTAAAAAAATAGATTTAAGGAAATAAAGTGTTGAATTAAAAGGAACTATTTTGAAATATAATTAATATGAGGTATAATTATATCAATTAAGGTTAATTCGAAATAGGCCCTTTAATTAGGAGAAGAAATGTATTTAATAATAAGATATAATTTAATGAAGAGGTGAAACCATGAGAAAGAATATAAATAAATTAGTGGCAGTTGCAATTGGAGTAAGTATTATGAGTGGAAGTGCTATACCAGTATTTGCAGCAGATACTACTACACAAAATGCAAGTATAAGCACAAGTGTACAAGCACAAACAAATGGAAAATCAGTTTTTACTTTAGATGATGCTATAACGGCTGCTGCTAGCAATAGTGATACATTAGCACTTGATGATAAGACAATAAGTTATCAAAACAAAATAAATGATACTAATGAAGATCTTGATGATGCTAGAAACGTTGGTGGGGATGAAGAAGATCTTAATAAGGATACTCGTGATAACAAATTAAAACAAGCAAAACAACAAAGGGATTTTGATGAAGATAATTTAATACAAAAAACTACTAAAGCGTATAATGATATAGTTACTAAACAAATGAAGATAGCTAAAACGATAAAATTATTAGAAGTTAAAAATAAAGAACTTAACGATGCAAAGTTAAAGAAAAACTTAGGAATTAGTACAACAGGTGAGTTAGGTGATACTGAGCTTCAAATACAAAACTTGCAAAATCAACAAAAATTAAGCGTAAATCAACTAAAGGATGCACAAGATAGCTTTAAAGTATTAACGGGTAAAGATGTAACTAAATTTACATTGGAACAAGACATTAAGTATGAAAAATTTAAAATAGAGGGTTCTGTAGATGATTATCTAGACAATATTATAGATAATTATTTAAAATTAAACATAGACTTATTAAAGCTAAATAAAGATTATTACGATGATAAAGATCATCAAGTATCAGAAGATGATGTGAAAACTGCAAAAACTACATCAGATACTACTCAAGCACCTGTATTAGCTAGTGGTGCAACTGTTGATCAGTATACACAGTATCAGAAAGCTCTTAGTGACTATCAAGTTGCTAAAAATGCATATACAAATAAGTTATCTGATCGTATATCATATTTAACTACTAGGTTAGCTATTTCTGGAAATCAAACTGCTTTAGAAATAAATAAAAAGCAATTAAAAGATAATTTAAAACAATTATATACAAACATTCTTTCTAAAGAAGCGGATATTGAGTATTTAAAGGGAAAGATAGAATTAAACAATAAAAAACTTAGTAATGCAAAGCTTAAATATGATTTAGGAATGATGACTAAATCAGAGTATACTAAGTTAATTGTAGATGATCAAGGTAGTGAAGATTTAGATATTCAATTAAGAACTGATATAGATACTTATAATACTTTCAAAGAGACAATACAAAAGCCTTGGGTCAAGTAGTGAGGGTCAGCAAATAGTTAATAAAATATAAGTGATGATAGTAATTTAGGATAAGCAAGAACATAGGACATCTAAAGTATTAAAAGCTAACAATAGATAGTTTAAATAGGTATGAAATTAATGATTTAAGATTAAGATGTAGCATTAATTTCATACTTATATTTATGTCCAGATTAAAGTACTAAAAATGAACAAAAATAAAAATGTGGAATATTAGGATGAAAGCCATATTATATATTATAGACAAAATATATTTATATGATAGAATATAGGCAAGGGTATGAAATAAAAATTGAAAGGTGGGATAGTATAGAAAGATATTTTTAATTTAAAATTAAGCGCCAGAACTTGCGAAAGCAAGTTGACGAGGTTGGGGAGTTATCGAAACTTCGGCGGGTGCCCCACGGTAAAGCATCTTATTATTTTATTTAAGATGCTGCAGCACTACCGTTAACAACTGGCAAAACTTTAAAGCAATTTGAAGTACAAATCCAGTTTGGTGTTAAAACCTTCTAAAGTTTAAGGCTTTTAGGGTACTAGGATTATTATGCCCTTTTTTAGTGAGCTCTTTATTAGCAAATGGTTCATATAATAAGATATGCACTGAAAACTTTATTATTGCTAGTACAAAGCTTTAAAACTTAGACAAAATCAAATATTAAAAGACTTACTCAAATTAGTTAGTTAAGAGTAAGCTTAAAGAGACGGAAGGAAGAATAAATATGTGCGGAATAGTTGGATATTTAGGAAGTGGAAGAGCAACATCATTTTTGATTAATGGGTTGTCAAAGTTAGAATATAGAGGATACGATTCAGCTGGAGTTGCTGTTCTTAATAATGGAAACATTGAAGTAAGAAAGTTTAAGGGACGTTTAGCTAATTTAGCTAATGATATAAAGGAAAATCCTGTTGAAGGAAATATAGGAATAGGTCATACTAGATGGGCAACTCATGGAGCACCATCTGATGTGAATTCTCATCCACATTTAAATAGTAAAGAAACAATTGCTGTAGTTCAAAATGGTATTATTGAGAACTATTTGACTTTAAGAACATGGCTTAAGGGAGAAGGGTATACTTTTAAATCAGAAACTGATACAGAAGTAATTCCAAACTTAATTGATTATTATTATAAGGGTGATTTATTTGAAGCAGTTAGAAAAGCTCTTAAGAGGCTTGAAGGAAGTTATGCTTTAGGGGTTGTTTGTAAAGATGAACCGGACAAGCTTATTGCTGTAAGAAAAGAATGTCCATTAATAGTTGGACTTGGAAAAGATGAATGGTTTATAGCATCAGATATTCCAGCAGTATTAAGTTATACAAGAGATGTATATCTTTTAGAAGATCACGAAATAGCTGTTCTTACAAAAGATGGAGTTAAGCTTTATGGTCAAGATGGACAAGAAATTCAAAAAGAAATATATCATGTAACATGGAGCGAAGATGCTGCTGAAAAAGGTGGATTTGAAGATTTCATGTTAAAAGAAATTCATGAACAACCAAGAGCTATAAGAGATACTATGGCTGGAAGAGTTTCCATGGAGAATGAAATATTGTTAAATGAATTAAAGATTACTAAAGAAGATCTTCAAAATACTGATAGAATATTTATAGTAGCTTGTGGTACTGCATATCATGCTGGACTTGTAGGGAAGAATTTAATAGAATCACTTGCAAGAATACCTGTTGAAGTAGATATTGCATCAGAATTTAGATATAGAAATCCATTAGTTACAGATAAGTCTTTAGTTATTGTAATAAGTCAATCAGGAGAAACAGCAGATACTTTAGCAGCACTTAGAAATAGTAAGAATATCGGTGCTACAATTATTGCATTAACAAATGTAGTAGGAAGTTCAGTTTCAAGAGAAGCAGACCACGTATTATACACATTAGCAGGACCAGAAATATCTGTTGCTTCAACAAAAGCTTATACAACTCAAATTATTGGAATGTATATGATGGCGATGACGTTTGCCAAAATTTTAGGTAAACTAAAGAGTGATAGATTAAATAAATTAAAAGAAGAGTTATTAAACTTACCAGAAAAGGTAGAATTAATTTTAGAAGATAAGGAAATAATAAAGAAGATAGCTGAAGGTGTAGCTGAAGAAAAGGATATGTACTATTTAGGTAGAGGATTAGATTATGCATTAGCATTAGAAGGTTCACTTAAGCTTAAAGAAATATCATATATCCATTCAGATGCATATGCAGGTGGAGAGTTAAAGCATGGTCCTATAGCGTTAATTGAAGAAGGAACAAAGGTTGTAACTTTATTAACTCAAGAAGCTTTAAAAGAAAAAATGGTGAGTAATATAGTTGAAGTTAAAGCTAGAGGAGCAAAAGTTATTGGAATTTGCTACGAAGGAACAAAGGGATTAGAAGAAGTTCTGGACCAAGTTATCTATATTCCAAGAACTATAGATATATTTGCACCAGTACTTGGAGTTGCAGTGCTTCAATTATTCTCATATTATGTTGCTAAGGCTAAGGGCTGCGATATTGATAAGCCTAGAAATTTAGCCAAGTCTGTTACTGTGGAGTAATATGAATATTTAACCATAAAAGTTTTATAGATTTAGAATAAGATTATTAAAAGATAGAGAGAAAATCAGGATTACTACCTGACTTTCTCTCTTATTTTTAGTGGAAAGTTATTAAAATATAGTTGAACTTAGAATATAAGAATATAAGAAAGGTTGAAATGAAATAGCTGGTTTAATAGATGGTACTAAGGAAAAAGTTTATAGGTCTGTTAATACTGAACTTATAAATTTATATTGGAATATTGGAAGAACAATAAAAGAAGATATTATAAAAAAAGAAAGAGCTGATTACGGAAAGAAGATAATAGACAATTTAAGTAAAGAACTAACAGGTAACTATGGAAATGGATATAGCAGAAGTAATCTGTTTAGAATGGTTTGATTTTATGAAGCATTTTCAACAGAGGAAATTGTCGCTACACTGTCGCAACAATTAACATGGTCTCATATCAAGGAACTTATATCATTGGAAGATAATTTAAAAAGAGAGTTCTATGCAACCATTTGTAATACTGAAAGATGAAGTGTAAGAACTTTAAGAGAGGGAATTGGTTCAATGATGTAAGCTATATTTAAAGAGGCAGAAGAAACAATAGTAAATGATTTAAAGTTACTTAGAGAAGAAAATAAAATAACACCAGATTTTTTTAGGAAGAGTAGGTTCGAAATGAAAAAAGGAATAGGTGCTTATAATGTCTAATTTAAATTGTTATTATGAAAATATGACTGTAGAATGGATAAATGATGTAAAGTATATAAGTCCATCGCCACATCCAAATCATGGTATTGTATATAGTGAACTTTTTAATGATTTCTATAATTATTTAAAAGGAAAAAGTTGCAAGGTATTTTCAGATAAAACCGATTTGTGTTTAGCCAATCCTAATGAGCCAATAAATATTGCTGATTTAAAAAAGCCTATTGTTCCAGATTTGTTTGTAATATGTGATAATAAATTTGAACTCGTGGGAAATAATATAGTATGCATACTAGATTTTATATGCGAAATAGTTAGTCCAAGTTCAATCAAAATGGAGAATACCATAAAAAAAGAATTATATTTAGACAAAGGTGTTAAAGAGTATTGGATAGTAAATTATTTGGATAAAACTATTAAAGTTTATTTTGAAAATAAAGAAATTAATTTCTCTTTTGAAGATGAAGTAAAAGTAAACATATTTAACAACTTGACTATATGTTTAAAAGATATAGAATTGTTTGAAGTGTAAAATATTATTTGTTGATAATTATATAATTGGTGTACACCACTAAAAAACTCATGTTAAAAGTCAGGAATTTTTAATCAGAAAATGATTAGATTTCCTGGCTTTATTTACACGGAGTGTAAATTTAATTTTAAATTTGCATGTTTGAAATAAAGCTATTAGAAAATCAGAATTACTACGTGGTTAGCTCTCTTATTTTTAGTTGAAAATTATATAATATTATAGTTGAACCTAGCATGTAAGCGATTTATAATACTAAGAATTTAAGAATTTAAGAATTTAAGAATTTAAGAATTTAAGAATTTAAGAATTTAAGAATTTAAGAATTTAAGAATTTAAGAATTTAAGAATTTAAGAATTTAAGAATTTAAGAATTTAAGTTTTTTTTAAAGTTATATGCTTAAGTGTTTTACAATAAAAGCATTTAAAAATAAAAACATATAACAATTTATAGGGAATATAAAGGTTTACAAGGAATGTTATAATTATTATCCACCATACTAGAATAAAATTATTAAGATAATGAATACCTAGGCTGTACTTTTAAATAAAGTACACAAGTTTTTAATATTAAGATATAATTTTTACTATAAAGTCAAAGGAGCTATTTAAAAATGAAAAGTAGAAAATGAAACAGTTTGGATGACTCAGAAAGCAATAGCGGAGTTATATCAAAAAAATGTAAGAACAATTAATGATCATATAATAAACATTTATAATGAAGGTGAATTAGAAGAAAGTATAACTAACCGGAAAAGCCGGATAGTTCAAAATGAAGGAAATAGAAGGGTTGAACGTGAAGTATCATTTTATAACCTTGAGATGATAATATCCATAGGTTATAGAGTTCGTTCACATAGAGGTACACAATTTAGACGTTGGGCAACAGAAAGACTTAATGAATATCTAGTAAAAGGATTCACAATGAATGATGAACGATTGAAAGAAGTGAAAAATTTAGGCGAAGATTATTTTGATGAATTACTAGAACGTATTAGAGATATAAGGGCTTCTGAAAAGAGATCTTATAAAAAAATTACAGATATATATGCATTATCAGTAGATTATAATCCTAAGACAGAAATGGCTAAACAGTTTTTTGCAACTGTTCAAAATAAATTACATTTTGCAATACATGGTCACACTGCAGCAGAACTTATTGCAGAAAGAGTAGATTATAATAAAGATAATATGGGGCTTACAACTTGGAACGGTAATAAAGTTAGAAAAATGGATATAACAATTGCAAAAAATTATTTAACAGAAAAAGAAATAATGTCTTTAAAAGAAATTAGTTGGACTAATAATATTCATATAGTATAAAAAACTAAAAGCATAGAAGAAAAAGAATTTTATATAAAAAGTTAGTGCAACAAAAACAGGAGAAGCGTGATAGAAATAAAAATAAGCATACATCCCCAAGGATAATATGATTTCCTTGGGGATGTATTTTCTTTAAATAATATCTTAAAAATACTTGACTTGGAGTGGACTCCAAGTGATAGGGTATACATATAACAAATTACTCCCAAAAGTGTTTAAGTTTAAGATGTAAACTGTGAAAATATTATTAGCAAATGGAGGAATAAAATTATGAAAGTATTATTAGTAAATGGAAGTGTTGGTTACGTAACATGTAAATTGTATCCTTTCTTTTCACACGTACCTCTTTTTTTATAGAAATTTACTGCTTCATGGGAATTAATATCCATGTTGGTTACGTAAAAATCATGGTCACATTCTTCATACTCAAACATTTTTTCTTGAATCACTTTTGGGTAAGCTTTCTTCTTTCTTGACTCCATGTAGCTGGTTTTATGATTTCTGCCGTTCCATTTGAGGCATATGTATTACCGGATCTTTGAAATCCTGTCACAAAGTATTTGAGCTCAGAACAAAAGGACATCAAAACGTTATAGCATTTATTACAGTGTTTATTAGGATTATATCCTTTCATAGATCCTTCTTGATTTCCTTCAACATTCTCCACAGTACTATCTATATATATCGTTATTTCGGGACTATCCAACAATAAATATCTCAATCTCACAGAAAATCAGTCATTGGGACGATTTACCGTTCCTTTTCTTTCTTCTTACATATAGGTTGCTTTTTTTCCGAAGTAATTAGAAAAAGAATGGTCTGTAAACATATTCAAAACAACTTCCTACTTAGGTATAATTAGCCTATAAAGTAAATCAACATAAGGAAGGACGGTGAAAAATTTGCTAAGCAACTTGCTAAACAAAGAGGTTATAAAAATTAATGTTAAATGTATGGATTGGAAAGATGCCATTAGAAAAGGTTCAGAAATCCTTATAAATAAGGGTTTTGTAGAAGAGAGATATACAGAGGCTATACTTAATAATTTTGAAAAATTTGGACCTTATATGGTTATTGCACCTGGAATGGTTCTTTCACATGCAAGACCTGAGGAGGGAGTAAAAAAACTTTCTATGAGTCTCATGACACTTAAAGATCCAATTGAATTCGGAAGTGAAATGAACGATCCTGTAAAACTTATAATTACTCTGGCGGCTGTTGACAGCGAAGCTCATATGAAAGTTATAAAAAAGCTTATGGAACTGTTAATGAATGCTGAAGATTTAAATAAGCTGATGAATTCAGAAGAAGTTGAAGAGGCTATTCAGATGATTAACAAATATTAAAATGTAAATTCAATAATAATTGAATAGATAAAAAGAAAGAAAGGAGGGGCAATTGCAGGGGATAGCAAAAAATATTGATTAAAGGAGAGTGTGACATGAAAAAAGTTAGTATCTTATTTGTATGTGGAGCAGGTTTAGGAAGTAGTTTGGCTTGTCAAATGGTAGCGGAAGATGTATTAATCAAGTTAGGTGTAGATGCAAAATTGGATCATAGTGATATTTCATCTGCATCATCAGTTAAAGCGGATATTATCATTACTGCACAAAATTTCCAATCACAATTCGAGAAATACTCAATTGATACTAAACAAACGACAATTGTTTATTTGAGAAATATTGTATCTAAAATAGAGATTGAAGAAAAAATCGTTCCGGTATTAAAAGAAAAAGGTATTTTAGTTTAAAAATAAAGTAAGAAAGTGATGGTGAAAAAAATGGGTGTTGTAAATTTTATTATCCAAAATATTTTAACACAAGCATCAATTACAATTGCATTGATTGCTATGTTGGGATTGATTTTACAAAAGAAATCAATAGGGCATACTATTTCAGGTTCGTTAAAAACGATGTTGGGTTTTTTGGTATTGTCATCAGGTGCTGGTATTATAGTTGGTAGTTTAGTGTATTTTGGTAAGATTTTTACTGAAGGTTTCCATATGCAAGGGATTATTCCTTCGATTGAAGCAATTAATGGTCAAGCAATGAGTACGTTAGGGCTAGGTAGTAGTATCGCATTAACTTTCTTAGCTATATTTGTTTTTAATATTCTAATTGCGCGATTCACAAAATGGAAATATATCTTTTTAACTGGTCAGGCTATTCTTTGGATGGCTACTATGACAACAGTATTTGGTTACGTTTCAGGTTTACGTGGTGCTGCATTGATTTTAGTAGGTGGTTTTATTGGAGGCGTCTTTGCCGTAGCTATGCCAGCAATTGCACAACCATTTGTTCGTAAGATTACTGGCTCGAATGATATTGCGCTAGGACATTTCTGTACGATTGGGTATATATTTGAAGCAGGTGTAGCGAAACTATTTGGTGAAAAAGGTGAAAATAAAAAATCAATTGAAGATATCAAATTACCTGCTCAATTAGAGTTTTTACAA is a window encoding:
- the glmS gene encoding glutamine--fructose-6-phosphate transaminase (isomerizing): MCGIVGYLGSGRATSFLINGLSKLEYRGYDSAGVAVLNNGNIEVRKFKGRLANLANDIKENPVEGNIGIGHTRWATHGAPSDVNSHPHLNSKETIAVVQNGIIENYLTLRTWLKGEGYTFKSETDTEVIPNLIDYYYKGDLFEAVRKALKRLEGSYALGVVCKDEPDKLIAVRKECPLIVGLGKDEWFIASDIPAVLSYTRDVYLLEDHEIAVLTKDGVKLYGQDGQEIQKEIYHVTWSEDAAEKGGFEDFMLKEIHEQPRAIRDTMAGRVSMENEILLNELKITKEDLQNTDRIFIVACGTAYHAGLVGKNLIESLARIPVEVDIASEFRYRNPLVTDKSLVIVISQSGETADTLAALRNSKNIGATIIALTNVVGSSVSREADHVLYTLAGPEISVASTKAYTTQIIGMYMMAMTFAKILGKLKSDRLNKLKEELLNLPEKVELILEDKEIIKKIAEGVAEEKDMYYLGRGLDYALALEGSLKLKEISYIHSDAYAGGELKHGPIALIEEGTKVVTLLTQEALKEKMVSNIVEVKARGAKVIGICYEGTKGLEEVLDQVIYIPRTIDIFAPVLGVAVLQLFSYYVAKAKGCDIDKPRNLAKSVTVE
- a CDS encoding Uma2 family endonuclease, whose product is MSNLNCYYENMTVEWINDVKYISPSPHPNHGIVYSELFNDFYNYLKGKSCKVFSDKTDLCLANPNEPINIADLKKPIVPDLFVICDNKFELVGNNIVCILDFICEIVSPSSIKMENTIKKELYLDKGVKEYWIVNYLDKTIKVYFENKEINFSFEDEVKVNIFNNLTICLKDIELFEV
- the rhuM gene encoding RhuM family protein — translated: MTQKAIAELYQKNVRTINDHIINIYNEGELEESITNRKSRIVQNEGNRRVEREVSFYNLEMIISIGYRVRSHRGTQFRRWATERLNEYLVKGFTMNDERLKEVKNLGEDYFDELLERIRDIRASEKRSYKKITDIYALSVDYNPKTEMAKQFFATVQNKLHFAIHGHTAAELIAERVDYNKDNMGLTTWNGNKVRKMDITIAKNYLTEKEIMSLKEISWTNNIHIV
- a CDS encoding PTS sugar transporter subunit IIA, which encodes MKNLLSNLLNKEVIKINVKCMDWKDAIRKGSEILINKGFVEERYTEAILNNFEKFGPYMVIAPGMVLSHARPEEGVKKLSMSLMTLKDPIEFGSEMNDPVKLIITLAAVDSEAHMKVIKKLMELLMNAEDLNKLMNSEEVEEAIQMINKY
- a CDS encoding PTS sugar transporter subunit IIB codes for the protein MKKVSILFVCGAGLGSSLACQMVAEDVLIKLGVDAKLDHSDISSASSVKADIIITAQNFQSQFEKYSIDTKQTTIVYLRNIVSKIEIEEKIVPVLKEKGILV
- a CDS encoding PTS sugar transporter subunit IIC, with the translated sequence MVKKMGVVNFIIQNILTQASITIALIAMLGLILQKKSIGHTISGSLKTMLGFLVLSSGAGIIVGSLVYFGKIFTEGFHMQGIIPSIEAINGQAMSTLGLGSSIALTFLAIFVFNILIARFTKWKYIFLTGQAILWMATMTTVFGYVSGLRGAALILVGGFIGGVFAVAMPAIAQPFVRKITGSNDIALGHFCTIGYIFEAGVAKLFGEKGENKKSIEDIKLPAQLEFLQDTYLSVMVVMVPLYLITAAFAGPEFGATLSGTTNYIMFAFLQAIQFVVGVYVLLSGVRLLLGEIVPAFRGIAMRLVPDAIPALDCPVLFPYSPNAVILGFITTTIGSIVAMFVLPTFGLAMILPGMLTNFFAGGTAGIFGNLTGGRRGAIIGGIAHGFFITLLPALLVTIFMSMGFANATATDVDTVAAALLYAWIIGPILKAV